A window from Dermacentor albipictus isolate Rhodes 1998 colony chromosome 10, USDA_Dalb.pri_finalv2, whole genome shotgun sequence encodes these proteins:
- the LOC135907423 gene encoding uncharacterized protein, producing MKIFTTAACALLVCCVYAKEEKVEARGGLLGAGLGGYGAGVGPGLGGVGLGGVGLGHGGLGGYGGGFQSGYGSQAGGHQAGFQGGAAGHSQGSGGFAGGSSNRNVNAYNDNKGYSHSSGFSASDSNAFGTGHNQGSSGFQGGAAGQQGGYGQSSFGHQAGGGYGGGYLG from the exons ATGAAG ATATTCACCACCGCTGCCTGCGCCCTCCTAGTCTGCTGCGTTTACGCTAAGGAGGAAAAGGTCGAAGCGCGCGGTGGCCTTCTGGGCGCTGGTCTCGGGGGCTACGGCGCCGGTGTAGGACCCGGTCTTGGCGGCGTTGGTCTCGGAGGCGTCGGTCTGGGACATGGTGGTCTCGGAGGATACGGAGGAGGGTTCCAGTCCGGATACGGCTCTCAGGCCGGTGGCCACCAGGCTGGATTCCAGGGCGGCGCTGCTGGACACAGCCAGGGGTCAGGGGGTTTCGCCGGCGGATCTTCCAACAGGAACGTGAACGCATACAATGACAACAAGGGCTACAGCCACAGCTCGGGCTTTTCGGCCTCGGACAGCAATGCCTTCGGTACCGGACACAACCAGGGCTCGTCCGGATTCCAGGGTGGTGCTGCCGGACAGCAGGGAGGCTACGGACAGTCGTCTTTCGGACACCAGGCCGGCGGCGGCTACGGCGGTGGATACCTCGGCTAA
- the LOC135907424 gene encoding uncharacterized protein gives MKTFTAVVCALLVCSVYAEEEKVEARGGLVGAGLGGYGAGVGPGGVGLGGVGLGHGGLGGYGGGFQSGYGSQAGGHQGGFQRGAAGHNQGSAGFAGGASNRNVNAYNDNKGYSHSSGFSASDSKNFGTGHKQGSSGFQGGAAGQQGGYGQSSFGHQAGGGYGGGYLG, from the exons ATGAAG ACCTTCACGGCCGTTGTCTGCGCcctcctagtctgcagcgtttACGCTGAGGAGGAGAAGGTCGAAGCGCGCGGTGGCCTTGTGGGCGCTGGTCTCGGTGGCTACGGCGCCGGTGTAGGACCTGGCGGCGTTGGTCTCGGAGGCGTCGGTCTGGGACATGGTGGCCTCGGAGGATACGGAGGAGGCTTCCAGTCCGGATACGGCTCTCAGGCCGGCGGCCACCAGGGTGGATTCCAGAGAGGCGCTGCCGGACACAACCAGGGTTCCGCGGGTTTCGCCGGCGGTGCTTCCAACAGGAACGTGAACGCCTACAATGACAACAAGGGCTACAGCCACAGCTCGGGCTTTTCGGCCTCGGACAGCAAGAATTTCGGTACCGGACACAAGCAGGGATCGTCCGGGTTCCAGGGTGGCGCTGCCGGACAGCAGGGAGGCTACGGACAGTCGTCTTTCGGACACCAGGCCGGCGGCGGCTACGGCGGCGGATACCTCGGCTGA